A section of the Harmonia axyridis chromosome 2, icHarAxyr1.1, whole genome shotgun sequence genome encodes:
- the LOC123674231 gene encoding MATH and LRR domain-containing protein PFE0570w-like isoform X3: protein MSEGIFGLSYSLNLSFNDKSPNNSNCTESCIKYVKINKDNTIQTNSASPLTLIESAVPPALQNVLNHYGVQAKTLRTKNSSSLEVSSQNIPKESSAVNDLTFSIFKKIQEDSDLNSTACQSSSTKQTNVPLKIDNQKVGYRKTETEKSTVKPKSKKRKHTDRGSDFKRHENSAGDSLDKIHKGTHCSNTLSVSKKIKIYQDVVIKSADEGGCNGYTNEAEQMVEKYQYHILNSCHQSFNRDNEEVNRIQLKVGGSMDEEQNLKHVVQMNETSSYRSENVKTIISHLDKEETRIPDSLAESEDQIKIEYNERREKPKKKHKHSKNLDEIDLFLKINHQDTSFIDKKNSKVVEMKTTLPELPEQIPSNQKKTLHISTGKNTILNSPHNQRNILEEPNCKNINVSWKLDQEEKNDEKYQFHTALHEHSNVSNFEVYRKQLFTEDIDETICGNEQSNLNNKKCLEACRETQNSNTSPEITIVREDINEEEIKFKKVKDEKTEDATTENVSLCRMIEQPIQSVRKYDIEKLDNILTPIRNSGMKQGNSKKNTIVDIQEKTAHSRNVEINISKETEIEESCENQDKGQSKILSKSDDIKEEKAKLVQKENPHQESDIQDMINANPNKNSIRTRKKQQMTTSYDNGENSEGKSKNKLVDSILRETIDVIHSPKNKSTEVGNDCKIDEIAKSNDTSSDHHEPVENQKSIKIKKHKKLFDVNNEQLSYNNNPKQLNSIEKHQDQSNNIPILLETTISGKTIKKEVRKGILDCQSHETIKNKIQNEINLSENAVQIFHEGRYIDEFDVSESANVRSEQKKVRKSRKKIFEEIQDMDSKKNQILQIASEMEENIGDSKQKESDNKLNSESIQKTTSVDRIIKKGEMETKISTPTNKKGKVNEKKKGDEGSTKYLVEKTKNNKSKIQLDDHISNILFSKIEDFFKELDSGGSDYESDKGKNKKVPQIKENKNKINNSDTEHKKDTIIQLKSDDNLNTSTLISTEPDFDNLFDDVDEKLLSDIEKEYHEMQSCMTPERTLPVEPIENKCKRMKYNSFVENSSPRTKQAKDTVIDNDDMDLEFSEDPELEYKKMQSYIFNQENTPDSEIKKKTNCKDFGENHPESKMIAPSRTNKVPGITNLISQSGSNKIKNVKSNSYGNYDSEAEAVIRDTAINKRQSLSPLKNHMKNFKILNSNQNFVDGHTTDKQEIENKENEPEKGTGASETSIQDSTKSSLNDSFINTNKDSSSVPAKEIQKNSETFIANECKPITEIHLSDHQSCVESDTNTEAESYINTFIQHSKLLMDIEAELDDYADIEETFFKSDDDKQSQNVSFDIEKCSEENANGVVLNKEASIKSPKKHKKMEDKNENNKPVKESSLGSKITKIKFSPNKSNKVGNEGGNTGHKYIMHKFLEENSNNISNAEVSIKTPKKHQKTSTRDTYIMHKFLEENSNNTSNNVSIKTLEKLQNTPTEEKKEFSESKCDRTKNDEENTQNKINGPKCRSILDFFRKENIKTAVYENKSIEDPVSNETGNNNKDSLPSNEVQIKTNIEKTSLIPGKDDMQCQDENSDIEKCKKETTNRVVPNKGPSLKSPKESHGISNENDNTDRESFLQTEVKKIIFSVDKSDILENEVGNIPNTCIVHKSSEEKSIKIISYDEVPVKTPKKHQRIPVQNDKSSRKGNIKNKRNRSPTEVKSDNVQKKEEYSKNRYIPNSSEENSNKIISDNEVQITPAVKDKTSRKSSIKNENNKGKISGKKWDRFKNEEENTQDKSDEPKCRSILDFFNKENGTTAVHKKELTEDKIEENLNNVISINEFSIKTPKKHQKTPVQNKKSSRKRNIENESFSENKCDKAQRSSNEDMKSQEGNFDLKKSSEENTDRVVPNEEVLIKSSKKRQRISEKKDNIIKNEIKKIRFSLGGSEIVENEGDDIQKTCIKHKSSNEKPNEIISNNEVSVKTPKRKRNLSVQNSKSAVPNEDGLIRSSKKRQRISDEKCKIFRKSLLESEIKKIKFSVDKSDIVENEVDNKSKSSVDNSDEIIPCNNVPTKTPKKHQKTPALNKKKIPAVKDTTSEKSLVKNESNKKKLSENKCDKVENEQENTQNKSDGTKCKSILDFFKKENNTTAVHKNESTEDKIKDLKAVSSKKDSINSKEILMNDEQKINSDNSNLNSDSNETENNNEYSLPSDEVRIKRNIKKISLIPDDTQCQEGNSDIRKCKTETSNRVVPNKGLSIKLPKKSNGISDESDKTYRKSLLQSEIKKIRFSIDKYNVVENEQDKSSKKVPVKTPKKHQGIPVQNDKSSTKGNIKNKKDRSSSEVKSDKDQKKEEDSQNRCNPNSSEENSNKIIPSNEVQITPAVKDKTTRKSSVKNESNKEKISENKCDRVKNEEENTPNKSNGPKCRTILDFFKKENSMTAVHKKESTEDKIEDLSSTSSRRDLCEEVGVPDYSNLNSDSKEHEGTDEYSFADILSQINSKKLEKEFHDILGTSSKLAVHEESSNPDDMLVSPMKRRKKCGGRKQGFKEKAKKEQAIKLMKQSKSIWEIQKELDIYKKDELQKKVENLVIKNPYPLSRIQEIIPITSYYVGCRQRLSDEGITLKLGPFSEKEDEMIKTNWKDFCQQINWDENDYLPFVSGSAKSKYGVLSLKQFESFVQWISHDFENRTMNTVFDRFRSIYLFKELDNGRYDEVDDQVIEEYLKVNDSSTPFLDIGTILNRQRRSVRLRHRLLEIKKKYSNQKIHWTKSLVEKLIVTLTEETCTINLLELKDHKITSLEWLKVAERMNLPPDNIRRSWLSNLYPRFFSDVYTEHKGYIRAKLIDIVSSSYPSWKEVDWKAVSEKMGEGFPPITCRKTLHDLVRNKVPSVKKNDFKKALEHLKNIDLEPTKDYYSFVKEIWRETKNGTILPRI from the exons ATGAGTGAAGGAATATTTGGGTTATCATATTCTCTTAATTTATCTTTTAATGATAAATCTCCGAACAACAGCAATTGCACAGAATCATGTATCAAATATGTTAAAATCAATAAGGATAATACCATTCAAACTAACTCTGCATCTCCTTTAACTTTAATCGAATCAGCAGTTCCTCCAGCACTTCAAAATGTATTAAATCATTATGGAGTTCAAGCAAAAACATTACGTACCAAAAATTCGTCATCACTGGAGGTTTCATCCCAAAATATTCCAAAAGAATCTTCTGCTGTGAATGATCTTACATtttctattttcaaaaaaattcaagaagattcTGATTTAAATTCAACTGCTTGTCAGAGTTCTTCCACTAAGCAAACAAATGTTCCTCTAAAAATTGATAATCAGAAGGTCGGTTATCGAAAAACTGAAACTGAAAAGAGTACAGTAAAACCTAAAAGCAAGAAAAGAAAACATACCGATAGAGGTTCAGATTTCAAACGACATGAAAATTCTGCAGGAGATTCCCTCGATAAAATTCACAAAGGAACACATTGTAGTAATACTCTATCGgtttctaaaaaaattaaaatttatcaagATGTGGTGATAAAAAGTGCTGACGAAGGTGGTTGCAATGGTTATACTAATGAAGCAGAACAAATGGTTGAGAAATATCAATATCACATTTTAAATTCATGTCATCAAAGTTTCAACAGAGATAATGAAGAAGTCaatagaattcaattgaaagttGGAGGCTCTATGGACGAAGAGCAAAATTTGAAACATGTTGTTCAAATGAATGAAACCTCATCTTATAGATCTGAAAATGTCAAAACAATAATATCACATTTAGATAAGGAAGAAACAAGAATACCTGATTCGTTAGCAGAATCTGAGgatcaaattaaaattgaatataatgaaagaagagaaaaaccaaagaaaaaacataaacaTTCCAAAAATCTAGATGagattgatttatttttgaaaattaaccACCAGGACACATCATTTATTGATAAGAAAAATAGTAAAGTAGTTGAAATGAAAACTACTCTTCCAGAGTTACCTGAACAAATACCATCCAACCAGAAAAAGACACTACATATTTCCACTGGAAAAAATACCATATTAAATTCTCCTCATAATCAACGAAACATATTAGAGGAACCAAATTGTAAAAATATCAATGTATCATGGAAATtggatcaagaagaaaaaaatgatgagaaATATCAATTTCACACAGCTCTTCATGAACATTCAAATGTAAGTAATTTTGAAGTTTATAGAAAACAGTTATTCACTGAAGATATCGATGAAACAATCTGTGGGAATGAACAGTcaaatttaaataacaaaaaGTGTTTGGAAGCATGTCGAGAAACACAAAATTCAAATACATCCCCAGAAATTACAATTGTTAGAGAAGATattaatgaagaagaaataaaattcaagaaagttAAAGATGAAAAAACTGAAGATGCTACAACAGAAAATGTTAGCCTATGTCGTATGATTGAACAGCCGATACAGTCGGTAAGAAAAtatgatatagaaaaattagataatatTCTTACTCCTATTAGGAACAGTGGTATGAAGCAgggaaattcaaagaaaaatacaATTGTTGATATCCAAGAAAAAACAGCACATAGTCGAAATGTTGAAATTAATATATCAAAAGAAACAGAAATTGAAGAGTCATGTGAGAATCAAGATAAAGGTCAATctaaaattctttcaaaaagtGATGATATTAAGGAAGAAAAAGCAAAGTTGGTCCAAAAAGAAAATCCTCATCAGGAGAGTGATATACAAGACATGATAAATGCAAAtccaaacaaaaattcaattcgaacaagaaaaaaacaacaaatgacGACTTCGTATGATAATGGCGAAAATTCAGAAGgaaaatctaaaaataaattaGTAGACAGCATTTTAAGGGAAACAATTGATGTAATCCATAGTCCTAAGAATAAAAGTACTGAAGTTGGAAATGACtgcaaaattgatgaaatagcTAAAAGTAATGATACTTCTTCTGACCACCACGAACCAGTGGAGAATCAGAAGtccattaaaataaaaaagcacaaaaaattgtttgatgtgaataatgaacaattaaGTTACAATAATAATCCTAAGCAGTTGAATTCAATAGAAAAACATCAAGATCAATCCAATAATATTCCCATTCTTTTAGAAACCACAATTAGTGGGAAGACTATTAAGAAGGAGGTAAGAAAGGGCATATTGGACTGTCAATCTCATGAAACTATTAagaacaaaattcaaaatgaaataaatctttcagaaaatgcGGTGCAAATATTCCATGAAGGGCGATATATCGATGAATTCGATGTGAGTGAAAGTGCAAATGTAAGAAGTGAACAGAAAAAAGTTCgaaaatctagaaaaaaaatttttgaagagaTACAAGATATGGActcaaaaaaaaaccaaattctACAAATTGCATCAGAAATGGAAGAAAACATTGGCGATAGTAAACAAAAAGAATCcgataataaattaaatagtGAGAGTATTCAGAAAACAACAAGTGTAGatagaatcataaaaaaaggtgaaatggaaacaaaaatttcaactccGACAAATAAAAAGGGCAAagtaaatgaaaagaaaaagggCGATGAAGGTAGTACAAAATATCttgttgaaaaaacaaaaaacaataaatcaaaGATTCAATTAGATGATCATATTTCtaatatacttttctctaaaatcgaagattttttcaaagaattagACAGTGGAGGAAGTGATTACGAAAGTGACAAAGGCAAAAATAAAAAGGTACCacaaataaaagaaaacaaaaataaaataaataattcagatACTGAGCACAAAAAAGACACAATCATACAATTGAAATCAGATGACAATTTGAATACATCCACGCTAATCAGTACAGAACCAGATTTCGACAATCTTTTTGATGACgtagatgaaaaattattaagtGACATAGAAAAGGAATACCATGAAATGCAATCCTGCATGACTCCTGAGAGGACACTTCCAGTTGAGCCTATTGAAAATAAGTGCAaaagaatgaaatataattcatttgtaGAGAATTCATCACCTCGTACAAAACAAGCAAAAGATACTGTAATTGACAATGATGACATGGACCTAGAATTCTCAGAAGATCCAGAGTTAGAATACAAAAAAATGCAATCTTACATATTTAATCAAGAGAATACACctgattcagaaataaaaaaaaagactaATTGTAAAGATTTTGGGGAAAATCATcctgaaagtaaaatgattgcACCTTCAAGAACAAATAAAGTTCCAGGAATAACTAATTTGATATCCCAGTCCGGtagtaacaaaattaaaaatgtaaaaagtaaTTCATACGGTAATTATGACAGTGAAGCTGAAGCAGTAATAAGAGACACAGCCATTAATAAGAGACAGTCATTATCCCCTCTgaaaaatcatatgaaaaattttaaaatcttgAATTCCAATCAGAATTTTGTTGATGGTCATACAACTGATAAACAAGAGATAGAGAATAAAGAAAATGAGCCTGAAAAGGGTACAGGAGCAAGTGAAACCAGCATTCAGGATAGTACTAAAAGTTCTCTAAATGATAGTTTTATAAATACAAATAAAGATAGTTCTTCTGTTCCAGCtaaagaaattcagaaaaatagtGAAACCTTTATAGCAAATGAGTGCAAGCCAATTACTGAAATTCATTTAAGTGACCACCAATCATGTGTTGAAAGTGATACAAATACTGAGGCTGAATCATATATAAACACCTTTATTCAGCACTCAAAACTACTTATGGATATCGAAGCAGAATTGGACGATTACGCAGATATCGAGGAAACTTTCTTCAAATCTGACGATGACAAGCAAAGTCAAAATGTAAGTTTTGACATTGAAAAGTGTTCCGAAGAAAATGCTAATGGAGTTGTACTTAATAAAGAAGCTTCAATAAAATCTCcaaagaaacataaaaaaatggaagataaaaatgaaaacaataagcCTGTCAAGGAAAGTTCACTTGGAagtaaaattacaaaaattaaattctctccAAATAAAAGTAATAAAGTTGGAAATGAAGGGGGTAATACTGGACATAAATATATTATGCATAAATTTTTAGAGGAAAACTCAAACAATATATCTAACGCTGAAGTTTCAATAAAAACACccaaaaaacatcaaaaaactTCAACTCGAGATACATATATTATGCATAAATTTTTAGAAGAAAACTCAAATAATACATCTAACAATGTTTCAATAAAGACacttgaaaaacttcaaaatacTCCAACTGAGGAGAAAAAAGAATTCTCTGAAAGTAAATGTGACAGAACTAAAAATGACGAGGAAAATactcaaaacaaaattaatggACCTAAATGTAGAAGTATCTTAGATTTCttcagaaaagaaaatattaaaactGCTGTGTATGAAAATAAATCGATTGAAGATCCCGTTTCAAATGAAACTGGGAATAACAACAAAGATTCATTACCTTCCAATGAAGTTCAAATTAAGACAAATATCGAGAAAACCTCCTTAATACCAGGCAAAGACGACATGCAATGTCAAGATGAGAATTCTGACatcgaaaaatgtaaaaaagaaACCACAAATAGAGTTGTACCTAATAAAGGACCTTCATTGAAGTCGCCAAAGGAAAGTCATGGAATATCAAATGAAAACGATAATACTGATAGAGAAAGTTTTCTCCAAACCGaggtcaaaaaaattatattttctgtAGATAAAAGTGATATATTGGAAAATGAAGTTGGTAATATTCCAAATACATGTATCGTGCACAAATCTTcagaagaaaaatcaattaaaatcaTATCTTACGATGAAGTTCCAGTGAAGACACCTAAAAAACATCAAAGAATACCAGTCCAAAACGATAAATCTTCCAGGAAaggaaatattaaaaacaaGAGAAATAGGAGTCCCACTGAAGTTAAAAGTGATAACGTCCAGAAAAAGGAAGAATATAGTAAAAACCGGTATATTCCTAACTCTTCtgaggaaaattcaaataaaattatatcCGACAATGAAGTTCAAATAACACCAGCTGTGAAGGATAAAACTTCTAGGAaaagttcaataaaaaatgagaaTAACAAAGGAAAGATATCTGGAAAAAAATGGGACAGATTTAAGAATGAAGAGGAAAATACTCAAGACAAAAGTGATGAACCTAAATGTAGGagtattttagattttttcaacaaagaAAATGGTACAACTGCTGTGCATAAAAAGGAATTGACTGAAGATAAAATCGAAGAAAACTTGAATAATGTCATATCCATTAACGAATTTTCAATAAAGACACctaaaaaacatcaaaaaacaccagttcaaaataaaaaatcttccAGGAAACGTAATATTGAGAATGAGAGTTTCTCTGAAAATAAATGTGATAAAGCCCAGAGGTCAAGCAACGAAGACATGAAAAGTCAAGAAGGAAATTTTGACTTAAAAAAAAGTTCAGAAGAAAACACTGATAGAGTTGTACCTAATGAAGAAGTCTTAATTAAGTCATCTAAGAAACGTCAaagaatatcagaaaaaaaggataatattattaaaaatgagattaaaaaaattagattttctCTTGGTGGAAGTGAAATAGTTGAAAATGAGGGGGATGATATTCAGAAGACATGTATTAAACataaatcttcaaatgaaaaaccaAATGAAATCATATCCAACAATGAAGTTTCAGTGAAGACACCTAAAAGAAAACGAAATTTATCGGTTCAAAACAGTAAGAGTGCTGTGCCTAATGAAGATGGTTTAATAAGGTCATCTAAGAAACGTCAAAGAATATCAGATGAAAAATGTAAGATTTTTAGGAAAAGTTTGCTTGAAAGtgagattaaaaaaattaaattctctgtAGATAAAAGTGATAtagttgaaaatgaagtggaTAATAAATCTAAATCTTCAGTAGATAACTCAGATGAAATTATACCATGCAATAATGTTCCAACAAAGACACctaaaaaacatcaaaaaactCCAGCTCTGAACAAGAAGAAAATACCAGCTGTGAAGGATACAACTTCTGAGAAGAGTTTAGTAAAAAATGAGAGTAATAAGAAGAAACTATCTGAAAATAAATGTGACAAAGTTGAAAATGAACAGGAAAATACTCAGAACAAAAGTGATGGAACTAAATGTAAAAGtattttagactttttcaaaaaagaaaataacacAACTGCAGTGCATAAAAATGAATCAACTGAAGATAAAATCAAAGATCTGAAAGCAGTAAGTTCTAAGAAAGATTCAATAAATTCTAAAGAAATTCTCATGAATGacgaacaaaaaattaattcagataATTCAAACCTTAATTCAGATTCAAATGAAACTgagaataacaatgaatattCATTACCTTCTGATGAAGTTCGAATTaagagaaatattaaaaaaatctccTTAATACCAGACGACACGCAATGTCAAGAAGGGAATTCTGACATCAGAAAATGTAAAACAGAAACCTCAAATAGAGTTGTTCCCAATAAAGGACTCTCAATAAAGTTGCCAAAGAAAAGTAATGGAATATCAGATGAAAGCGATAAGACTTATAGAAAAAGTTTGCTTCAAAGcgagataaaaaaaataagattctCTATCGATAAATATAATGTAGTTGAAAATGAGCAAgataaatcttcaaaaaaagtaCCAGTAAAGACGCCTAAAAAACATCAAGGAATACCAGTCCAAAACGATAAATCTTCCACgaaaggaaatatcaaaaataaaaaagataggAGTTCCTCTGAAGTTAAAAGTGATAAAGACCAGAAAAAGGAAGAAGATAGTCAAAACAGGTGTAATCCTAACTCTtcagaagaaaattcaaataaaattatacCCAGCAATGAAGTTCAAATAACACCAGCTGTGAAGGATAAAACTACCAGGAAGAGTTCAGTAAAAAATGAGAGTAACAAGGAGAAGATATCCGAAAATAAATGTGACAGAGTTAAAAATGAAGAGGAAAATACTCCAAACAAAAGTAATGGACCTAAATGTAGGactattttagattttttcaaaaaagaaaatagtaTGACTGCTGTGCATAAAAAGGAATCAACTGAAGATAAAATCGAAGATCTGAGTTCAACGAGTTCTAGAAGAGATTTATGTGAAGAGGTTGGTGTTCCAGATTATTCAAATCTTAATTCAGATTCAAAGGAACATGAGGGCACTGATGAATATTCTTTTGCCGATATTCTATCTCagattaactcaaaaaaattgGAGAAGGAGTTTCATGATATCTTGGGGACTTCTTCAAAGCTGGCAGTTCATGAAGAATCATCAAATCCGGATG ATATGTTAGTATCACCAATGAAGAGGAGAAAGAAGTGTGGTGGAAGGAAACAAGGATTTAAAGAAAAGGCAAAGAAAGAGCAAGCCATAAAGCTCATGAAACAATCAAAGTCTATTTGGGAAATTCAAaaggaattagatatttataagaAAGATGAACTGCAAAAG aaagtcGAGAATTTGGTTATAAAAAATCCATATCCCTTATCTAGAATACAAGAGATTATACCTATCACTTCTTATTATGTAGGCTGTAGGCAAAGACTCAGTGATGAAGGAATAACATTGAAATTAGGTCCTTTTTCTGAGAAAGAAGATGAAATGATTAAAACAAATTGGAAAGACTTTTGTCAG CAAATTAATTGGGATGAAAATGATTATCTACCCTTTGTTAGTGGTTCTGCAAAATCCAAGTATGGTGTCTTATCACTTAAACAATTTGAATCGTTTGTACAATGGATTTCTCATGATTTTGAAAACCGAACAATGAATACAGTTTTTGATAGATTTCGAAGTATATACCTTTTCAAGGAACTGGACAATGGAAG GTATGATGAAGTCGATGATCAAGTTATTGAAGAATATCTGAAGGTCAACGACAGCAGTACACCATTTCTTGACATTGGCACTATTTTGAACAGACAAAGAAGATCTGTACGTTTAAGACATCGCCTactggaaattaaaaaaaaatacagtaaTCAAAAAATACATTGGACCAAATCTTTGGTGGAAAAGCTGATAGTTACTCTAACAGAAGAGACCTGCACTATCAATTTATTGGAGCTGAAAGATCATAAAATTACATCGTTAGAATGGTTAAAAGTGGCCGAAAGAATGAATCTACCTCCTGACAATATCAGAAGATCGTGGTTAAGTAATTTATATCCAAGATTTTTCTCTGATGTCTATACGGAACATAAGGGGTACATACGGGCTAAACTAATTGACAT tgtatCTTCAAGTTACCCCAGTTGGAAAGAAGTCGATTGGAAAGCAGTTTCAGAGAAAATGGGAGAAGGTTTTCCTCCAATTACATGCAGAAAAACCTTACATGATCTTGTTAGAAATAAGGTTCCATCagttaaaaaaaatgatttcaaaa AAGCTTTGGAACACTTGAAAAATATAGACCTGGAGCCAACAAAAGACTATTATAGTTTTGTGAAAGAGATATGGAGAGAAACAAAA